Genomic segment of Schistocerca nitens isolate TAMUIC-IGC-003100 chromosome 9, iqSchNite1.1, whole genome shotgun sequence:
TACTGAATCTTGTCCAAAAAAATCTCACATGAAGCTTCAATTTCTATTTTggtgaatttgagtttcttgtctactgcgacaaatacaccacctccatttcccatttgcctatccttttggtatacacttaaattttcatcacatatctcactgctatcagtttcaggcttCAACCAACAGACTTATACAGTAGAGATAAACCGAATGAGGTTGATCTTTTGTTAAAAGACTGACCTGGTACTTGAAAGTACTCTAATGCTTATCAGGTTGTCCTGATTTAAATTTTCTACttgttccctaaattgcttcagaaaATGTTGGGAAGACTCATACTATAAGGCCATGATAAACTAGACCTATTAATATGTAAATACTTGTATGTATTATTTATGTCTTTCTGTTTAATCTATAAAATCATGACAAATCTGATAAAAGTAATCCCTATATGAATAAAACTACGAAATAACAACTCTATTACTGTGACTTGAGCCATTTTTGTAATCAGTCAGTACTTGTACCCTATTTCCTTACAGACTTAAATACACTATAGTAATACCAGTCtataaaactggagataagccaCCATTAATTACAGACCAACAATACTTCTTCTTCCTGAGCAGAAGTTTTAACTTTAGTGCCAACACAAGTGAGCTAACCAAGAGCTCAAATACAGCCTTACCACATACACTTCAGGTGATAACTGAACAAATCAGTATATGTTTCACAGCTAACATTTAAGCCTCAAACTCATAAAGACTCTTGTTGTGTTATATGAGACAAGCATTGACACAAATGAGACAATATCTTCTGCaccaaagaaagattctttatccgTTGCTGAGAACTGCACTATCTGAGGAGTTCTCTTGCAAAATATACCCGCTTAGCCATCATCCAGATGATATGTCATCTTAGTGATGTAgagacagaatatggatttagtcTTCCCATTGACTTTAACCACAGCAAAGTCCATTGATAATCTCAGCACTTAGCACCCATAAGCTCCACGCACAGGGAAGTTACCAACCTGGAGATCTGTatgtatgtggtgtcactgcctatATCATACTTGAATAGGTTTTCTGGATAGTCAATACTTTCACCAAGTGACAATCTGAAATCTGATTTGCTAGGGGACTCTCCTCTCTTTATTTGGTGTGGATGTGAGGAGAGTAGATTTAAGACTCCTGCCAGTATGTTTACTTTTATCATATGATGAAACTGCAGCTGTAGATTGTTGAATATCATTTGAAGGCCAAGATGGAGAATGTTCAAATTTATGATTGGAGGGCAAAGAGGCAGGTTCAGAGATTTCTGCAGTTACTCATCCATATTACTTTCTGGATCAGAAGCTCTGGCTGTTTCTTTAAGGAGAGCATTGTTACCATTCATGCTCAGCCTGTCTTAAAACACAATGAGTTGTTGTACATCAGGATCATTCATGTCAGCTGCATCTATGTCCTCTTGGTCTGTCACTACAGCTGGCAAGAATTCTTCTTTGATGAAAATACTGGCACCAACAGGGAAAATTTCTGTCACTCTGAACCCTTCAGTGGCCTTTTCCACAGTCACAGACTTCTGAAAAGCTTGATTTACTGGGTCGGCAATATGATACCCATTAAATGCCTGACCAGAGTGTGATACTATCCATTGATCACACAAGGCACCACAATAACTCTTAAAAGATGTGAAGAAGTTCTGGTCAACAGGCTGCAGTTTGTGACTTCCATGTGGTGGCAGAATGAGCATTTGAAGTTTGTTACATTTTTCTCAGGTGATTGCTTCTAGGGAAATGTGTGAGATATGGTTATCTAATATCAGCAAGACTGGGTTGTCTTGGTGTGCTTCCTGAAGCACTTCACATATGCAAGAAATATGTCTTTGTTCATGTAACCTAAATCAGTTACAGACATCCTAGATCCAATTGGGGCATCTTTAATCAGAATTGGATTCTGTCTTTTCAGAGGAAATATGAAAAATGGTGGAATATGATTTCCTGTGGCACTCATACTGCACGTAACAGTCACTGTTTTGCCTTGCTCAGCTGAAACCTTTTTTGACAACTTTCTTTTGTCTACAGAAGCAATATGTTTACCATATTCTTTGGGATTATCTGAATACCTGTTTAATCCATATTATATATCCAGTTTTGTAGAAAATCATACTTTAAAATGGTTTATATCAAAGTGTGGAAATACGGAGGTATCTGTTATTTACTGAAGGCATTGTCTGAGTGATACAGGTAGACATTTGACTGAATGAAtctcagtattctcctagataaattgaaattttatggTGTTTATGGTAGAGCCAACCAGTGGATAATGTTATATGTAACCAAAAGAATGCATAATGTTATACTTAGTAAATGAACCACTGCAGTCTGGGGACATATTATGACTGGGGGGAAATCACATacagggttccccaaggctcaatcttatgtCCACTTAGCCAagcagtctaaggcactgcagtcacggactgtgcggctggttccggcggaggtttgagtccttcctagggcatgggtgtgtgtgtttggccttaggatactttaggtaaagtagtgtgtaagcttagggactgatgaccttagcagttaagtcccataagatttcacatttgaacattttatgtccactattgttcctcatatatgtaaacaatcttccacCTGATGTACAACAAgcgaattagttctttttgcagatgacactaatattgtaattaatccaagcacacatacagaacacaagaaatggtaaacaatgttcttaaaagtatcattgactggttttctgtgaatggtttcaCCCTCAATTTTAGAAAGACACTTCATATTCAGTtttgcacatctaggggtactacaccaattaTAAGTGTAACACATGCTGAAGAAATCATGAATAGGGCAAGGAAGTTTAGAGACTTCAAAGTCAGGCCATAAAACCTCCATTCTAGGTCTTTGTAGTGTTTGACCATTTCACCTAGGTTTGAAGCGACCTAGAGATGTAACACCTCTTCCACTTTCAATCACTTCTGAATTTTGGATTCATCATAACCAAGTGTGCAGCCAATTTTCCTGAAAGACATGCCATTTTCCTTCATCAGTTACTCCTTGATGCCCCTATCAGTAGCTTCAGCCTCAGATTCTTTTGTTTGTAGTTCCTAAAATGGACAGAAAAAAGTGTTAGAGTCATGTCCACAAAGACCTTTGCCCCATTAACTCTGAGGGTTTTTGCCCCAAATGCAACAGTTAATTTTCATTACACATTCCCACAAAACACCAATAGAAATTGACCTAGTGTCATGCCACAACTTTACCTCATAGTCCTACATTTTCCATGAAATTCTGGGATTATAGACAGATTTCATAGGCTTCTTGACATAATATTTCAACTGACAACCATTcaaccatcttcaggcgagtgtttggtAATGAAGATTGGTAGTTCAGATCACTAACAGAGACACATGTGCAAAGACAACCACTACATGAGCAACCTCTGTCAAGTTTTGTGCTCTCTTTGACTATTGCTCCATCTATGGTGTGAAAACAAATGTGTAATCATGATCCCACATGAACACTCTTGTCAGAATGCACGATCACAGAgacgaaattaataaaattaactgttgcaAGACATGCCATTACTCATAACATTTTTCCTTTCTGATGACATTAAAGACATCAGCAGTTCCTATATcttatccagttgaaagccacCATCATGATTAATAAGATCTTCTACCAAATGTATTTCCACTGATTTTTTAACAGTTGAGTCCCAGAAGGATCTCAATGAGGCCAAGATTTCTGTGGCAGAATAATCCTTGGAATATGGAATGTTCTGTTGAGCAAGAACAAAGCCAGGATTGTATTAAAGTAACGGGAGAGGGGGTGTTTGTTGGGTCCGATTTGTGAAAGAGGATCTTAAAAAGACTCACGTTTTTCATTTACTCTGAAAATTTCCAGAAAGATGATGTACCATTTTATTTGACAATGAACTTGGAGTTTTCAATAAGTGGTGATATAATCTCATTACTGGGGAGTGCTGTAGTTTGATAAACTAAGAAAAGTCATTTTCCAATCTGATTTCACCCGCACGAGTAATTTAATGCTTGTCTTCTTTCAATCTGGAATTAAGGCGAGGAACTGATCAGGAGTGGATGAGTGCTAATTTTTTGGGACATTGGGATTATTAATGTTAGGGCTTTAGAGTAAAGAGATCTCTGTTCAACAGAAAAGCTAGAATAATTTCTGGTGGCGAAAATGCAAAGGATCTGCAATTATTCAAGCGTGCActttcccaaatttcctcatttaagtATGCATCTATCACTTTTTGCAATGtaagaaagatcattttctgcattaaaTAATGTTTCAACAGACAAAATCATGAGCCTAAAAGGAggagaatttggattattatttatttatcacatgGCTTTTGTGTTGGCAGTCTCCAAATAGATGCTCAGCTTACGTTTTTCTGCATTAAATAATGTTTCAACAGACAAAATCATGAGCCTAAAGGAggagaatttggattattatttatttatcacatgGCTTTTGTGTTGGCAGTCTCCAAATAGATGCTCAGCTTACCTTTGATGCAGCTCTTTCCAGTTACGCAGAGGGACTGCATCTTTAAAGGAATTGGAATATGCCATGAAAGAAAGGCATTTGGAAGGAATTGGCTGTGGCCTGTAGTAAGAGACCAAGTATGGCATTTTCCAGAACTGAAaatgggaaatcacagaaaacaattttcaaatttgcCGACTGATGGATCCAATCCACCTCACCTCCTGAACCCACGTATTGTTAGCTCAGCAATTCAACATGCAAGGCTACCACAAACTGGTGAATAATTTGGAAAAAttggttgttgtacattgttttaaaataaaataagtaacaaCAAAAGACAGAATTTTGACACTGCATGTTTTTCCTTTACTCGTGCATGTTTAGTCATTTATTTTATGATTTAATTGTGCAGGGAGTTGCtggcttcagttattatagtattacaagAGTGTAAACAGATTTTGGATGAAAGGCAGAGGGATGAGCATATAGTTGGCTCTGCTGAATTCAAGTAGTCTGCTGAAAAAAATCTTTTAGTAACAAACAAACTATAGAACATGCTGTCCTCACATACTGCTTCCACACTCTACAAACCCCTCCCCATTGTTCCATATCATAGCTGGTTTTCATATCTGAGTACCATCCTGGTGACCAGATTGGTcaatattttgccatttgggcttCTAATAATAGGATATTGAACAAATTTTTAAAGGAAATGCAACCATCACCATTTGGGTGATATTTCTGTTGATTGACACAATTTTTTGGTCACACAGACAAATtcactgatttttatttaatcttttTTGTGATGAAATTTACCACTCCACTGCCATGTGAAAAACTGAAATATTCCAACACGAAAGTTCTACCAGCCCCCAAATAATGATTCCTGTGTGAACATTGAACTGCTGTAGATACGCAAATAGGCTATTACAGTAGGGTGAACATATTTTTAACTTGTCATAATACCTGCTGTTGAATAAAAattggttttcctcttctttcttgttacagacttatccataattagaaactatcacaacagcacaaAGCAATAAACTTTAGCATTTACATTAGAGTCAACTACAAGTAAaaactgaactgattaacaaaacaactgACCTCAAGCAAGGCCAACAACTGGTCTTGGCTAAAAGAAGGATGGGCAATAGCTAATAGTGGTGTGGATGTATAGATAGTTTAAATATATCACTGGCCTTTTGACTATTGATAGTGTGTATTCCTTTTCCATTGTATGATTGAAAGtcataatctcttttttttttttttaaaaaaaaaaaaaaaaaagttcaaatggctctgagcactatgggacttaactgctgaggatatcagtcccctagaacttagaactacttaaacctaactaacctaaggacaccacacacttccatgcccgaggcaggattcgaacctgcgatcgtagcggtcgtgcggctccagagtgtagcacctagaacctctcggcccctCTGGCCGGCCTTTAAATTCACTACATAGCAACTAGGTCATATGTAATTACATTTAGGTGATTTGGGACAGATTggacagggggagaggggggggggggagaggaggtattgaataggtattGTAGGCAGgtggaaaatgtaaataataataattgcttgaataattcgaaaaattggtttaaaagaatagttgaaagaaatttaTAACTAATTTATGTATCAGTACACAATGTCGGCAGACCTTCAAAATTATCAAATTCTAGGTCAATATTCATAATTTGCATTACATGCtaattcacattaattccattgtgtttagtcttgattATGACAATGTCAATGCAGAATCGCTCATCCAGGATATCGCGTAAAATTCTTCTTGTCTGCTCCGAAactcttgatgcaggatctcagcagtgagtgaaatgatgaacagataggagtgGATGTTTTAAATGTGCAAATCAATTTTGCTTTTCTAATAACTTTATATAGCACTTTTAATGTatggttaaaatacacattttttaatgatGCTGGTATGACGAATCCAAGCATACGTCGGTGCACTACCACTTATTGAAAGAAAAGGGTGAAGATACAGGAACTAATGAACTGGAGAGTGTATTATATTTGGTGGGGTCTATAACCCATTCTGTTTACATGTAGCTcatatatataagaaaagaaaaaaacaaaaaaataatttaattcaatagactttttcaatttttcacagcctaatgaatagtccattaaattttgggcatgcagctaCATAAATAAAATTTCTACCACTGATGTTTCGATCATGTATCGTCTGACAGTCCTTAGTCACAAAAGTGACAAGTTGCCAAGCACAAATTATATGCTGCAACATGGCAGTATGTGCCTGGGAGTTACAGATgctggtaaacagcaaagagatgcACTTACACATATGCTGCATGTGGTGAAGGTGTACATATGTTCGATTTGCTTATCAATGTATATTCAGTGGTGATAACActatgacgacttctctgcagtttaattatctCAAGAACtgtattccatgctttgtccaaattaaaaacaTTATCTCCATTTATTAAATTGTTAGTTAATCTAATCTCTTGAAGACAGAATCCCAAAACAAAGAGGTGGATGTTAGAAACTTCACATCACTGaagttcatggaatgccctgtatcagtaCTACGTTCGGCCatggctgacttgtctggctgtgataaCTGTGTGTATCTttgatgttccacacatctctcatgaatgGTGCATGTTGTTTGGCCAatgtatgacttctcacaatttccacaaggaatctgatacacacacaCCTTACATAGCAGTAAATCATCCTTTACATAACCAACCAAAGCTGCAATCTTTGTGAGATGccagaagatcaccttaacacagtgtttctcgagAGTAAAGCCTGCCtttgaggaaagagcacccacatacaACAAAAATGCACTTGATCTATAGGAAatgctatcttcttccccatcacatacctgcactCTAGGTTTTACATTGAATGCTCAATGAATTTGTTGTGGAGAAAATCCATTCACTTTAAAAATGCCCTTGAGGTAtctgagctcttcttgcaaactaTCTCTTTATTGGATAGACAATAGACAGTGTGCCCAAAGCAGTAAGGTCTTAAGGAAGCCTATGGTCTGCGAAGGGTGATGGCCACCACTGGCAAGTAGATAAGGATTTGCATGTATAGGTGTACAATATACGGCATGTCCAAATGTACTGTCAACTTTACAgggaacgacaacatccaaaaaggggaggcagacatctttttctgtttccatagtaaatttgataccagCACGGATACAATTTATattctcaagaaatcgatgtaattcatccatcccgtgcagccatactacaaatgtgtcatccgaGTACCTCCAAAAGACCGCTGGTTTAAAACCTGCTGAGTCCAATACCttgtcctcaaagtcttccatgaataaattagccaaCAGATGGGAGAATGGGCTTCCCATAGCAGCTCCATCAATCTGCTTGTAAAATTCACCATTAcactgaaaataagatgacaaaAGCGGATGTTCAAATAAGGCAgtgatgttcttatcaaaatgttggtcAATAAGTGTTAAAAGAGTCCTTTAAAAGTAACTTGGTATATGATGATATGAGTACATCcatactatttagcctgacattgctgTCTCTGATTAGAATCCCTAGAATTATGAATGTGGTGACAACATTTTCCTACCAAaggttttaataaggaagctaaatatttggcaaaAAAATACATTGGTGAACCAATGGTGCTCATTATAGGCCTCATAGACAGATCCTCTAGACACTCATCCTTACCCATCTTGTGTACTTTAGGAAGACTGTAAAATGTCGGTGGTAACTGCACCTCACGCTTTTAAACTTATGACTTCCTTTGGTAGTGATGAATCATTCAGGAAGGCAGCATTCCTTATTGACACATTGTTGGTAGGATCTTTGTTAGTCTTCTGGTATGCACCAGAACTAAGTAAACCACATATCTTTTCCTTAAAAACTTCCTCAGGCAAAAGGATGGTACCATTACCTTCATCAACATGCAGGATGACTGTGTCAGTATCCTCACACAACTTGTGTATCACAAATCTCTCTTCCTTGGAAACATTACTCCTTTGTGGATGATATTTCATAATTGCTTGGTGGCTTTCATGTCTGATTTCTTTAGCTGAATCCTCTGATAGCTGTCGGATagcttcttcaatggcactgatgaaAGGCAATATCAGCAAAATCTGTGGAGTAGGGGTAAAAGTTAGCCCTTTACTTAAGAAAGATAATGTAGCTTAATCCAGATCCTTACCTGTGAAATTTATGACAATATGCTGAATAACAGAGACCATGTGAGAAGGCTGGTCTAATCAGCTGTACTTGGCAGTCTGTTGTTTTGTAGCCACTTCATGAACCCAGTCAGATTAGCCCATGTCGTGCCATCAATCCAGTCCCATGAGTCAGGAGGTAAAGCAGCTGCTATCTTCAAATTAAGATGAtacaggtgttcagaaacaatgtccaACTTCCGATGAGTAAAATGGACTCTTTCTCCGACAATAGCAGAACCAGCCCTATGTAAAGTTCTATTTACTGCAGCGTTCTTGACAAAGTGAACCAACCTTGCAAACTTTGGAATAATTCCATGGTCCCGGCACTTCAGCAAGAAACTCAAGGACCGAAATGATCTTACTCTCTGGTGTCATAATTTGTCCAAACTA
This window contains:
- the LOC126203452 gene encoding uncharacterized protein LOC126203452; the protein is MLMKCNGEFYKQIDGAAMGSPFSHLLANLFMEDFEDKVLDSAGFKPAVFWRYSDDTFVVWLHGMDELHRFLENINCIRAGIKFTMETEKDVCLPFLDVVVPCKVDSTFGHAVYCTPIHANPYLLASGGHHPSQTIGFLKTLLLWAHCLLSIQ